One segment of Oscillospiraceae bacterium MB08-C2-2 DNA contains the following:
- the aroF gene encoding 3-deoxy-7-phosphoheptulonate synthase, with the protein MVVIVKPHTQEDKLNTFIDWVHDMGLQTNVIVGEKTTIIGLVGDTTSIDLNMIKSVSIVEDVKRIQEPYKNANRKMHPDDTILNISGRLFGEGHLHVIAGPCSVESEEQICFVAQKVKESGATFLRGGAFKPRTSPYAFQGLRAEGIELLLEAKKLTGLPIVTEIMSIEHIPLFEQVDVIQVGARNMQNFELLKELGHLDKPILLKRGLANTLEELLMSAEYIMAGGNKNVILCERGIRTYETATRNTLDLSAVPFLKSRSHLPVVVDPSHACGIAWMVEPLARAAVAVGADGLIVEVHNDPEHALSDGAQSLRPTDFEAFMSRLAPLAGVAGKEFARKG; encoded by the coding sequence ATGGTTGTAATTGTCAAACCGCATACACAAGAGGATAAGCTGAACACCTTTATTGACTGGGTTCATGACATGGGGCTGCAAACCAACGTGATTGTTGGTGAAAAAACCACCATCATTGGTCTTGTTGGAGATACCACCTCCATAGACCTGAACATGATCAAATCTGTCTCCATTGTGGAGGATGTCAAGCGCATTCAGGAGCCTTACAAAAATGCCAACCGCAAGATGCACCCCGATGATACTATCCTCAACATTTCCGGCCGTCTGTTTGGTGAAGGCCACCTCCATGTGATCGCAGGCCCTTGCTCGGTGGAATCCGAAGAGCAGATTTGCTTTGTTGCCCAAAAAGTAAAAGAATCTGGTGCCACCTTCCTCCGTGGCGGCGCTTTTAAGCCCCGCACCTCCCCCTATGCCTTTCAGGGTTTGCGGGCCGAGGGCATTGAGTTGCTTTTAGAAGCCAAAAAGCTGACCGGTCTCCCCATTGTCACCGAGATCATGAGCATCGAGCATATTCCCCTCTTTGAGCAAGTGGATGTAATTCAGGTAGGCGCCCGCAACATGCAGAACTTTGAGCTGCTCAAGGAGCTGGGGCATTTGGATAAGCCCATTCTCCTCAAAAGAGGACTTGCCAACACCTTGGAAGAATTGCTCATGAGCGCTGAATACATCATGGCAGGCGGCAATAAGAATGTAATCCTTTGTGAGCGTGGCATTCGTACCTACGAAACCGCCACCCGCAACACCCTTGATCTTTCTGCCGTTCCCTTCCTGAAATCCCGCTCCCATCTGCCGGTGGTGGTTGACCCCAGCCACGCCTGCGGCATTGCATGGATGGTGGAGCCTCTTGCCAGAGCCGCCGTTGCCGTGGGTGCGGACGGCCTCATTGTGGAAGTTCACAACGACCCGGAGCATGCCCTTTCTGATGGGGCCCAATCTCTGCGTCCCACTGATTTTGAAGCCTTTATGAGTCGGCTTGCACCGCTGGCTGGCGTGGCCGGCAAAGAATTTGCCAGAAAAGGATAG
- a CDS encoding prephenate dehydrogenase — MNVAIIGLGLIGGSMAKAIKLNTDHRVFGCDRSQESLEQALESGAVDEDAFGNYGQCDLVLIALFPTDAVTFIKEHREQFKPGSMIIDLCGVKRAVCREVEALFAGTDITFIGGHPMAGRALWGFESSVPDLFLGAAMILTPYPSTPSHLVEKAGDFFRSLGFGKITLTTDEHHDEIIAYTSQLAHILSSAYIQSPTAREFMGFSAGSFRDLTRVAKLNEDMWTQLFLLNRDYLSDQLGVLIENLTAFRHSLDTQDEKTLHEQLRQGRLLKEQLS; from the coding sequence ATGAATGTTGCAATAATCGGTCTGGGCCTTATTGGAGGCTCTATGGCCAAAGCCATTAAGCTGAACACCGATCATCGGGTTTTTGGCTGTGACCGCAGTCAGGAGTCTCTGGAGCAGGCGTTGGAATCCGGTGCTGTAGATGAAGATGCCTTTGGAAACTACGGGCAGTGTGATCTGGTTTTGATTGCCCTTTTCCCCACCGATGCGGTCACCTTTATTAAGGAGCACCGGGAGCAGTTCAAGCCGGGCTCTATGATCATCGATCTGTGCGGTGTCAAGCGGGCAGTCTGCCGAGAGGTAGAAGCCCTGTTTGCCGGAACCGACATCACCTTTATCGGGGGGCATCCCATGGCGGGAAGGGCCCTGTGGGGCTTTGAAAGCTCGGTGCCCGACCTGTTTCTGGGGGCAGCTATGATCTTAACCCCTTACCCCTCTACTCCCTCTCATTTGGTGGAAAAGGCCGGTGACTTCTTCCGCAGCCTTGGCTTCGGGAAAATCACCCTGACCACCGACGAGCACCACGACGAAATCATCGCCTACACCTCTCAGCTGGCTCATATTTTATCCAGTGCCTACATTCAAAGCCCCACCGCACGGGAATTTATGGGCTTTTCAGCGGGCAGCTTCCGGGATTTAACCCGTGTAGCCAAGCTCAACGAGGATATGTGGACCCAGCTTTTTCTGCTTAACCGGGATTATCTTTCTGACCAGCTGGGGGTGCTTATCGAGAACTTGACCGCCTTCCGGCATTCGCTGGATACACAGGATGAAAAGACACTGCACGAACAGCTTCGTCAGGGCCGCCTGCTCAAAGAACAGCTGAGCTAA
- the aroB gene encoding 3-dehydroquinate synthase: protein MKTIQVETGRAYPVYIGQGILPDCGRLLKESLRSKRAVIVTDDTVNGLYGKQTEESLRCAGLEVHTFAFPHGEGSKKLDTALEIINFLLEHTMTRTDVVVALGGGVVGDMAGFAASIYLRGIPYIQIPTTFLAAIDSSVGGKTAVNIPQGKNLLGSFYQPRMVICDTDTLDTLTEDCFNDGMAEALKYGCIWDEKLFSLMEFGGARKHLEAIIARCVQIKADVVAEDERDTGLRQILNFGHTLGHAIEKESGFSIAHGKGVAAGMVVITRASEQQGLTPTGTTQRLIEALERYSLPTSTHLSPEELASLAGGDKKRDGDLINLVVLDCMGKCRLHPVEIGKLAAFLS from the coding sequence ATGAAAACCATTCAGGTGGAAACCGGGCGTGCCTATCCGGTCTATATCGGGCAGGGAATACTCCCCGACTGCGGCCGTCTGCTGAAAGAAAGTCTGCGCTCCAAGCGGGCGGTTATTGTCACCGATGATACGGTAAACGGTCTTTATGGCAAGCAGACAGAGGAATCCCTGCGCTGTGCCGGGCTGGAAGTGCATACCTTTGCTTTCCCTCATGGAGAAGGTTCCAAGAAGTTGGATACCGCTCTGGAAATCATTAACTTTCTGCTGGAGCATACCATGACCCGCACCGATGTGGTGGTTGCCCTTGGCGGCGGCGTTGTGGGGGATATGGCAGGCTTTGCCGCTTCCATTTATCTGCGGGGTATTCCTTATATTCAGATTCCCACCACTTTTTTGGCAGCCATTGATTCCTCGGTGGGAGGCAAAACCGCTGTGAACATCCCCCAGGGCAAAAACCTGCTGGGCAGCTTCTACCAGCCCCGTATGGTCATCTGTGATACCGACACGCTGGATACCCTGACCGAGGACTGCTTCAACGATGGTATGGCCGAGGCTCTTAAATACGGCTGTATCTGGGATGAAAAGCTCTTTTCCCTGATGGAGTTTGGCGGAGCCCGCAAGCATTTGGAAGCCATCATCGCCCGCTGTGTGCAGATTAAGGCGGATGTGGTGGCGGAGGATGAGCGGGATACCGGCTTGCGGCAGATTCTCAATTTTGGGCATACCCTTGGGCATGCTATTGAAAAGGAAAGCGGTTTTTCCATTGCCCATGGCAAGGGGGTAGCCGCCGGTATGGTGGTGATTACCCGGGCCAGCGAGCAACAGGGTCTGACCCCAACCGGCACCACCCAGCGCCTGATCGAAGCTTTGGAGCGCTACAGCCTGCCCACCTCCACCCATCTTTCCCCCGAGGAACTGGCCAGTTTGGCTGGTGGGGATAAAAAACGGGATGGCGATCTGATTAATCTGGTGGTGCTGGACTGTATGGGTAAATGCCGCCTCCATCCGGTGGAGATCGGCAAGCTGGCGGCTTTTCTGAGCTGA
- the aroA gene encoding 3-phosphoshikimate 1-carboxyvinyltransferase, which translates to MDISITPSSLSGSVAAQPSKSAAHRAAICAMLAKGDSHIAPITSTRDMLATFNAALALGAKGTLTSSSLTLNGIKTPPAQAVLDCDESGSTLRFFIPIAAALGVTASFYGRGQLPTRPLEPLVSQLRSHGVTVEKKGDEILTISGRLTPGRYTIAGNISSQFITGLLFSLPLLAGDSEIILTTPLASKGYVDMTLSMLAQFGVVVETLPTGWRIPGHQTYRPRNSMVEGDFSGAAFWLCAGAIQTPVTVTGLSRDTAQGDRAVLSVLEKMGALVQWDGDAVTVSPGALSGIEIDGEDIPDLVPVLAVVACFAQGVTRFSNVGRLRIKECDRLDAMTQGLTALGTKVEQTEDSLTVTGGVPLGGGSVSSFDDHRIAMALSIAALRCASPVIIRSAQCVDKSYPDFYKDFEKLGGICHVI; encoded by the coding sequence TTGGACATATCCATCACGCCCTCTTCCCTGAGCGGTTCTGTGGCCGCACAGCCCTCCAAATCCGCGGCGCATCGGGCGGCAATCTGCGCCATGCTGGCTAAAGGGGATTCCCACATTGCGCCCATTACCTCAACAAGGGATATGCTGGCTACCTTTAACGCCGCCCTTGCCTTGGGTGCTAAAGGTACCCTGACATCTTCCTCTCTGACGCTGAACGGTATCAAAACGCCGCCTGCTCAGGCTGTGCTGGATTGCGATGAAAGCGGCTCCACTTTGCGCTTTTTCATCCCCATTGCCGCTGCATTGGGGGTAACGGCCTCCTTTTACGGCAGGGGCCAGCTCCCCACCCGCCCCTTGGAGCCGCTGGTTTCACAGCTTCGCTCCCATGGGGTGACCGTGGAGAAAAAAGGGGACGAAATTCTGACTATCAGCGGAAGGCTCACCCCCGGCCGCTATACCATTGCGGGAAATATCAGCTCCCAGTTTATAACCGGGCTGCTGTTTTCACTGCCCCTATTGGCGGGAGACAGTGAAATTATACTCACCACACCCTTGGCCTCCAAGGGCTATGTGGATATGACCCTCTCGATGCTGGCGCAGTTCGGCGTTGTGGTGGAAACTTTGCCCACCGGCTGGCGCATTCCGGGTCACCAAACCTATCGACCCCGGAATAGTATGGTGGAAGGGGATTTCTCCGGGGCGGCCTTCTGGCTGTGCGCCGGGGCGATTCAGACACCTGTCACTGTAACCGGCCTTTCCCGGGATACGGCACAGGGTGACCGAGCGGTGCTTTCTGTGCTGGAAAAGATGGGAGCATTGGTTCAGTGGGATGGGGATGCGGTCACCGTTTCGCCCGGAGCGCTGAGCGGCATCGAAATCGACGGGGAGGATATCCCCGATTTGGTGCCAGTTCTTGCCGTGGTAGCCTGCTTTGCACAGGGTGTAACCCGGTTTAGCAACGTGGGGCGGTTGCGCATTAAGGAATGCGACCGGTTGGATGCCATGACCCAAGGCCTAACCGCTCTGGGAACCAAGGTAGAACAGACTGAGGATAGCCTGACTGTAACCGGTGGGGTGCCGCTGGGCGGCGGGAGTGTCAGCAGCTTTGATGATCACCGCATCGCCATGGCGCTGAGCATTGCAGCACTGAGGTGTGCTTCTCCGGTGATTATCCGTTCGGCACAGTGTGTGGATAAAAGCTATCCCGATTTCTACAAGGATTTTGAAAAGCTGGGAGGAATTTGCCATGTCATCTAG
- the aroC gene encoding chorismate synthase, with translation MSSSWGKNIKLSIFGESHGNGIGVVLDGLPAGEAIDMEELAVFQARRAPRKSALSTARKESDGVKILSGFFEGHTTGTPLCGVLENTDTRSGDYKEMSALARPGHGDYTGFIRYSGYNDMRGGGHFSARLTAPLVFAGGIAKQILARRGIVIGGHIAQIHGIKDTSFDPVAVNAELLEAVTSKAFPVLDDSAGQAMEQAVKTAHSQGDSVGGIVECAAVGVPVGIGSPIFDGLENKLASIMFGVPAVKGIEFGAGFEAAQLTGSQNNDSFYMEGEQVRTKSNNHGGILGGISSGMPVVMRVAFKPTPSIAQTQQTVDFRKQEDAPLQIRGRHDPCVVLRAVPCVEACMALALLDCLLEGGVPHGFRPAARAD, from the coding sequence ATGTCATCTAGCTGGGGCAAAAATATAAAGCTTTCCATTTTTGGGGAAAGCCACGGAAACGGAATCGGCGTGGTGCTGGATGGCCTCCCGGCCGGAGAAGCAATCGATATGGAGGAGCTGGCGGTCTTTCAGGCCCGGCGGGCTCCCCGCAAAAGTGCTCTTTCTACCGCCCGCAAAGAAAGCGATGGAGTAAAAATCCTTTCCGGCTTCTTTGAAGGTCACACCACCGGTACTCCTCTTTGCGGTGTGCTGGAAAACACCGATACCCGCTCGGGGGATTATAAGGAAATGTCCGCTCTGGCCCGGCCGGGCCACGGGGATTACACCGGCTTTATCCGCTACAGCGGCTACAACGACATGCGGGGCGGTGGGCATTTCTCCGCACGGCTGACTGCGCCTCTGGTGTTTGCAGGCGGCATCGCCAAGCAGATTTTAGCCCGCAGGGGCATTGTCATCGGCGGGCATATCGCCCAGATTCACGGCATCAAGGACACCTCATTTGATCCGGTTGCGGTGAATGCAGAGCTTCTGGAAGCAGTGACCTCTAAGGCCTTCCCAGTACTGGACGACAGCGCCGGTCAGGCCATGGAGCAGGCAGTCAAGACCGCTCACAGCCAAGGGGATTCGGTGGGCGGCATTGTGGAATGCGCCGCTGTGGGGGTTCCTGTGGGGATCGGTTCCCCGATTTTCGATGGCTTGGAAAACAAGCTGGCATCCATCATGTTTGGGGTTCCCGCTGTTAAGGGAATTGAATTCGGTGCAGGCTTTGAGGCCGCACAGCTCACCGGAAGCCAGAACAACGACTCATTTTATATGGAAGGTGAGCAAGTCAGAACCAAGAGCAACAACCATGGCGGCATTTTAGGTGGGATTTCCAGCGGTATGCCGGTTGTGATGCGTGTGGCCTTTAAGCCCACGCCCTCCATTGCCCAGACCCAGCAGACAGTGGATTTCAGAAAGCAGGAGGACGCTCCCCTGCAAATCAGGGGCCGCCATGACCCCTGTGTGGTGCTGCGGGCGGTTCCCTGCGTGGAAGCCTGCATGGCACTGGCTTTGCTGGACTGCCTGCTGGAAGGAGGTGTTCCCCATGGATTTAGACCAGCTGCGCGAGCAGATTGA
- a CDS encoding chorismate mutase: protein MDLDQLREQIDSIDEQLLTLFLQRMEIVEGVARYKLREKLPVLHSDREAVILAKVVQNAGSYPLEAERFFQAMLAISRDMQTQLIAEAEQAEK, encoded by the coding sequence ATGGATTTAGACCAGCTGCGCGAGCAGATTGATTCCATCGATGAGCAGCTTCTTACCCTTTTTCTCCAACGCATGGAAATTGTGGAGGGTGTGGCCCGATACAAGCTGCGGGAAAAGCTTCCGGTTCTTCACTCTGACCGGGAAGCTGTTATTCTCGCCAAGGTGGTGCAGAATGCCGGAAGCTACCCGCTGGAAGCTGAGCGGTTCTTTCAGGCAATGCTGGCCATCAGCCGGGATATGCAGACTCAGCTCATAGCTGAGGCAGAGCAGGCAGAGAAGTGA
- a CDS encoding ABC transporter substrate-binding protein has product MMKNIKALLTASLLTVSLLAGCSGGAASSQAPASSETPAAQSSAAASASESGETFTIGLAQLVEHPSLNTIRTSFTEELEALGYGADKVTIDYKNGQGEQSTLNSIAQTFVGNQVDLIVAIATPTAQAMASATTEIPILFSAVTDPVGARLVDDANKPSGNITGTSDSIPVESIFALAKELRPDDKTFGLVYNLGEDNSVSVIKETKAYLDANGMKYTEVTVANSSEVQQAVQSLVGRVDAIFSPIDNTVAKSMPLAADIALKAKIPFYTGADSMVEDGGLATVGIDYEELGKKTAQMAVEIIEGKAISELPVATMDNYRVVINTETAEALGLDVSGIQNADLVTTKAAA; this is encoded by the coding sequence ATGATGAAAAATATAAAAGCCCTTTTAACCGCTTCTCTGCTGACTGTTTCCCTGCTGGCCGGCTGCTCCGGCGGCGCAGCTTCCTCCCAAGCGCCCGCATCTTCCGAAACACCTGCGGCTCAAAGCTCTGCGGCGGCTTCCGCTTCGGAAAGCGGCGAAACCTTTACCATTGGCCTTGCACAGCTTGTGGAGCACCCTTCTCTCAACACCATCCGCACTTCCTTTACCGAAGAGCTGGAGGCTTTGGGTTACGGAGCCGATAAGGTAACCATCGATTACAAAAACGGGCAGGGCGAGCAATCCACCCTCAATTCCATCGCCCAAACCTTTGTAGGCAATCAGGTTGATCTGATTGTAGCCATTGCCACCCCCACCGCTCAGGCGATGGCCTCTGCCACCACTGAAATTCCCATCCTCTTTTCCGCTGTCACCGACCCTGTAGGGGCCCGTTTGGTAGATGATGCCAACAAGCCTTCCGGAAACATCACCGGCACCTCCGATTCTATCCCCGTTGAATCCATCTTTGCTCTTGCCAAGGAGCTGCGGCCCGATGACAAAACCTTCGGCCTTGTTTACAATCTGGGCGAAGATAATTCCGTTTCGGTTATTAAGGAAACCAAAGCCTACCTGGATGCCAACGGTATGAAATACACCGAGGTGACCGTTGCCAATTCCAGCGAGGTTCAGCAGGCTGTTCAGTCCCTGGTGGGCCGTGTGGATGCCATCTTCTCCCCCATTGACAACACCGTTGCCAAATCCATGCCGCTGGCCGCCGACATTGCTCTCAAAGCCAAAATTCCCTTCTATACCGGTGCTGATTCCATGGTCGAGGATGGCGGGCTTGCCACTGTGGGTATTGATTACGAAGAGCTGGGCAAAAAGACCGCTCAGATGGCTGTGGAAATCATCGAAGGCAAAGCTATCTCCGAACTGCCTGTAGCCACCATGGATAACTACCGTGTTGTGATCAACACTGAAACAGCCGAGGCTCTGGGGCTGGATGTTTCCGGAATCCAGAATGCCGATTTGGTCACCACAAAAGCCGCCGCTTAA
- a CDS encoding ABC transporter permease gives MSFVAFQGSVELGLIYAIMAMGLFVSFRILDIADLTVDGSFTTGAALSALCTLAGHPFLGLLAAMAGGVGAGLITALLQTQLKIQPILAGILTMTSLYSINLLIMRGSPNLSLLRIKTVFSPFEELAQIGGISLSKILVSVALVVLCTVFLVLFFRTQLGLSIRATGDNEEMVRASSINTNVTKTIGLCLANMLVSLSGGLLAQYQSSSDISMGIGMVVISLASLIIGEVILGRKSVARNLVAVTVGSILYRLILSLVLSANLNPSNLKLISSVIVVVAISYPVVREKWAFHRAVSKLHREGK, from the coding sequence ATGAGCTTTGTTGCCTTTCAGGGATCGGTTGAGCTGGGCCTGATCTATGCCATTATGGCTATGGGGCTTTTCGTTTCGTTCCGCATTCTGGATATAGCCGATCTCACTGTGGATGGCAGCTTTACCACCGGCGCCGCCCTTTCCGCCCTGTGCACCTTGGCGGGGCACCCCTTTCTGGGTCTGTTGGCTGCCATGGCTGGCGGCGTGGGAGCCGGATTGATTACCGCTCTTTTACAGACACAGCTGAAAATCCAGCCCATTCTGGCCGGTATCCTCACTATGACCTCCCTCTATTCCATTAACCTGTTGATTATGCGGGGCAGCCCCAATCTCTCACTTCTGCGCATCAAAACAGTGTTCAGCCCTTTTGAAGAGCTTGCACAGATCGGCGGAATCAGCCTTTCCAAGATACTGGTATCTGTCGCTTTGGTTGTGCTCTGCACTGTATTTTTGGTATTGTTCTTCCGTACACAGCTTGGCCTTTCCATCCGGGCAACCGGTGATAACGAAGAAATGGTGCGGGCCTCCTCCATCAACACCAACGTAACCAAGACCATCGGTCTTTGCTTGGCCAATATGCTGGTCAGCCTTTCCGGTGGCCTGCTTGCTCAGTACCAATCCTCTTCGGATATCAGCATGGGCATTGGTATGGTGGTTATTTCTCTTGCTTCTCTCATTATAGGCGAAGTGATTCTGGGCCGCAAAAGCGTGGCCCGGAATCTCGTTGCCGTTACAGTGGGTTCCATTTTATACCGTTTGATTCTGTCTCTGGTGCTCTCCGCCAACCTGAACCCTTCCAACCTCAAGCTCATTTCTTCGGTGATTGTTGTGGTTGCCATTTCTTACCCGGTGGTTCGGGAAAAATGGGCCTTTCACCGGGCTGTCTCTAAGCTGCACAGGGAGGGCAAATAA
- a CDS encoding ATP-binding cassette domain-containing protein, with protein sequence MLQIRNVCKTFNKGTPNQKQALGDFSLHLKSGDFVTVIGGNGAGKSTLLNTISGLFWVDGGQILLDGEDITYQKQHRRSRHMGRLFQDPLMGSAPNMTIEENLSLAYLRSRQNRRFSFGPRKEDLQLYREKLALLNLGLEDRLHTKMGLLSGGQRQAVTLLMATIVTPKLLMLDEHTAALDPATADKVLELTRSIVAENKITTLMVTHNIGSALELGNRTIMLDNGNLVLELEGEARREMTVEKLLKKFKEKSNKELDNDRMLLN encoded by the coding sequence ATGCTGCAAATCCGCAATGTATGCAAAACCTTCAACAAAGGCACGCCCAACCAAAAGCAGGCCTTGGGTGACTTTTCTCTTCACCTGAAGTCCGGGGATTTTGTCACGGTCATCGGCGGGAACGGGGCGGGAAAATCCACCCTGCTCAACACCATTTCCGGGCTTTTCTGGGTGGATGGAGGGCAGATTTTGCTGGATGGCGAGGATATCACCTACCAGAAGCAGCATCGGCGTTCCCGGCATATGGGGCGGCTGTTTCAAGACCCGCTTATGGGCAGCGCACCCAATATGACCATTGAAGAGAATCTTTCACTGGCTTATCTGCGCAGCCGGCAAAACCGCCGCTTTTCCTTTGGTCCCCGTAAAGAGGACCTCCAGCTATACCGTGAAAAGCTGGCACTTTTGAATCTGGGGCTGGAGGATCGCCTGCATACAAAAATGGGCCTGCTCTCAGGCGGGCAGCGTCAGGCAGTCACCTTATTGATGGCCACCATTGTAACCCCCAAGCTGCTGATGCTGGATGAACATACCGCCGCTCTTGACCCGGCCACAGCCGATAAAGTTTTGGAGCTCACCCGCAGCATCGTGGCAGAAAACAAAATCACCACCCTGATGGTCACCCACAACATCGGTTCAGCACTGGAGCTGGGCAACCGCACCATTATGCTGGATAACGGCAATTTGGTTCTGGAACTGGAGGGTGAAGCCCGCCGAGAAATGACGGTGGAAAAGCTTCTGAAAAAGTTTAAGGAAAAAAGCAACAAAGAGCTGGATAACGACCGCATGCTCTTAAATTAA
- a CDS encoding HD domain-containing protein, which translates to MDERFEKQLHFLIEVDQMKNVLRQTLLADGSRRENDAEHSWHFALTAMLLYEYAQDSRVDLSRVIKMALIHDLIEIYAGDTFAFDIQGNQDKEARERVAADRLFALLPPDQGQEIRSLWEEFDAMETPDSQYAAAIDRLQPFVNNSVTGGHTWKKNKITAAQVYQRMDMVRISAPRLWPFVEETIHREIEAGSILP; encoded by the coding sequence ATGGATGAACGTTTTGAAAAACAACTCCACTTTCTCATTGAAGTGGATCAAATGAAGAATGTACTTAGGCAAACACTGCTGGCAGATGGCTCCCGCCGGGAAAATGACGCCGAGCACTCTTGGCATTTTGCCCTGACAGCCATGCTTTTATATGAATATGCCCAAGACAGCCGGGTGGATTTGAGCCGGGTGATTAAAATGGCTCTGATTCATGACCTCATTGAGATTTATGCCGGTGATACCTTCGCCTTTGATATTCAGGGCAATCAGGATAAAGAAGCCCGTGAACGGGTGGCCGCTGACCGCCTGTTCGCTTTGCTGCCTCCCGATCAGGGGCAGGAGATCCGCAGCCTTTGGGAAGAATTTGATGCCATGGAAACCCCCGATTCCCAATATGCAGCCGCTATTGACCGGCTCCAGCCCTTTGTCAACAATTCGGTTACCGGGGGGCATACATGGAAAAAGAATAAGATCACCGCCGCTCAGGTATACCAGCGAATGGATATGGTTCGCATCAGCGCTCCACGCCTCTGGCCTTTTGTGGAAGAAACTATCCACCGTGAGATAGAGGCTGGCAGTATACTCCCCTAA
- a CDS encoding GlsB/YeaQ/YmgE family stress response membrane protein, whose translation MGIIGWIIIGALAGWIASMITGNNREMGAGKNILVGVIGAFIGGLIMNFLGGSGVTGFNLWSLLVSIIGAVVLLLIVNAFSRRKHE comes from the coding sequence ATGGGTATCATTGGATGGATTATTATTGGAGCGCTTGCCGGCTGGATTGCCAGCATGATCACAGGCAACAATAGGGAGATGGGCGCAGGTAAAAATATCCTGGTCGGTGTGATCGGCGCCTTTATCGGCGGCCTTATCATGAATTTCTTAGGTGGAAGCGGCGTTACCGGCTTTAACCTCTGGAGCTTGCTTGTCTCCATCATTGGCGCCGTAGTTCTTTTGCTTATTGTCAACGCATTTTCACGCAGGAAACACGAATAA
- a CDS encoding VOC family protein, translating into MEKSVQFYRDMLGFQTDEKSNSPQVVFFHTPGTKLELYPLELLAEDISKESPPHIAGGFGGITLAYNVEHKEDVDKTIELARSAGAKIVKEPQEVFWGGYHAYFADLDGYYWEVVWGPDFRFDDQGMLIL; encoded by the coding sequence ATGGAAAAATCAGTTCAATTTTATAGGGACATGTTAGGGTTCCAAACAGATGAAAAAAGCAATAGTCCCCAAGTTGTATTTTTTCATACACCCGGCACAAAACTTGAGCTCTACCCTTTGGAGTTATTGGCAGAAGATATCAGCAAAGAATCGCCACCTCATATAGCCGGCGGCTTTGGAGGGATCACCTTAGCCTATAATGTGGAACACAAAGAGGATGTTGATAAAACAATAGAATTGGCCAGAAGTGCTGGTGCTAAAATTGTGAAAGAGCCTCAGGAGGTTTTTTGGGGCGGATACCACGCATATTTTGCTGATTTAGACGGTTATTATTGGGAAGTTGTATGGGGGCCTGATTTTAGATTTGATGACCAAGGTATGCTGATCTTATAG
- a CDS encoding RNA polymerase sigma factor — protein MKPTVEILVEKYRNSLYAVAFNICKIAQDAEDVVQDTFIQYLAHKKDFESEQYIRAWLIRVAINKAKNKNNAFFRRNSLPLEDYIETLTFETEEASELFETVMKLQEKYRIVIHLFYYEDYSVNEIADILKVTPSNVKVRLSRGRLSLRNTLKEVWQDDE, from the coding sequence ATGAAACCAACTGTAGAGATACTGGTTGAGAAATATCGGAACAGTCTTTATGCTGTGGCATTTAATATTTGCAAAATCGCACAAGATGCCGAAGATGTTGTTCAGGATACCTTTATCCAGTATCTGGCACACAAAAAAGACTTTGAATCAGAACAATACATCCGCGCTTGGCTTATCCGGGTAGCAATTAACAAGGCAAAGAACAAGAACAATGCTTTTTTCAGACGCAACTCGCTGCCCTTGGAGGATTACATAGAAACATTGACTTTTGAGACAGAAGAAGCCTCTGAATTATTTGAAACTGTAATGAAGCTCCAAGAAAAATATCGCATTGTTATCCATTTGTTTTACTACGAGGATTATTCTGTGAATGAAATCGCTGATATTTTGAAAGTGACTCCAAGCAATGTGAAGGTAAGGTTATCGCGCGGAAGATTATCACTTCGCAACACGTTAAAGGAGGTATGGCAAGATGACGAATAA
- a CDS encoding BlaI/MecI/CopY family transcriptional regulator, with translation MEKYKLGEMEQRFADLIWANEPLTSRALTELCENEFTWKRTTTYTMLKRLCERGIFQNNGGIVTSRMSKHEFGAAQGEQFLNDAFGGSLPQFLAAFARRNKLTPKEINEIQRLIDEHEEE, from the coding sequence ATGGAAAAATATAAGCTGGGCGAGATGGAACAGCGTTTTGCCGATCTGATTTGGGCAAACGAACCGCTCACTTCTCGCGCCTTAACCGAGCTTTGTGAAAACGAATTTACCTGGAAGCGCACAACCACCTATACCATGCTTAAGCGCCTGTGCGAGCGTGGCATTTTTCAAAACAATGGCGGTATAGTGACATCACGCATGTCCAAGCACGAGTTTGGTGCGGCGCAGGGTGAGCAGTTCTTAAACGATGCCTTTGGCGGCTCACTGCCGCAATTCTTAGCGGCATTTGCCCGCCGCAACAAGCTCACCCCGAAGGAAATTAACGAAATACAACGGCTGATTGATGAACACGAGGAGGAATAG